A single genomic interval of Selenobaculum gibii harbors:
- the serA gene encoding phosphoglycerate dehydrogenase yields the protein MKVLVADGVSQKGIDILSKEFEVVEKPKLTAEELLEMIPEFDALIVRSASKVTKEVFAAAKNLKVVGRAGVGVDNINIEAATAKGVIVLNAPEGNTIAATEHTMAMMLSMARNIPIANETTQKGEWNRKKYVGVELRGKTLGVIGLGRIGSGVAKRALAFDMDVIGYDPYVNEERAQNMGIELGTLDDIYTKADFITVHMPLTAQTKHMIGKETFAKMKKGVRLVNCARGGIIEEAALAEAVKDGIVAGAAIDVFESEPMGENHPLQGLEKVVLTPHLGASTVEAQIGVAVDVAYGVAAALRGEPVSTAVNMAPVSAQVMKTIRPYFDLAERMGCTVRSLAEGAISEVEVEYNGEITKVDTKMITTAVVKGMLNPILQDAVNYVNAPGIAKERNIKVKSVKNAEADNFANLITVRVKAAKNAVEVQGTLFGEEARIVTINKHRVDVDPHARILICPHINCPGVIGKVGSIMGAAGINISGMQVGKTDIKGTNIMVLTIDNEISADVLAEVVSVQGIFDAKLVNFDVV from the coding sequence ATGAAAGTTTTAGTTGCCGATGGAGTTTCTCAAAAAGGGATAGACATTTTAAGTAAAGAGTTTGAAGTTGTAGAAAAACCAAAATTGACTGCGGAAGAATTACTGGAAATGATTCCTGAATTTGATGCGTTAATCGTGCGTAGCGCATCTAAAGTAACAAAAGAAGTATTTGCAGCAGCAAAGAATCTTAAAGTTGTTGGTCGTGCTGGTGTTGGTGTAGATAACATTAACATCGAGGCTGCTACAGCGAAAGGTGTTATTGTTCTCAATGCGCCAGAAGGTAATACAATTGCAGCTACAGAACATACGATGGCAATGATGCTTTCAATGGCGAGAAATATTCCAATTGCCAATGAAACAACACAAAAAGGTGAATGGAATCGTAAAAAATATGTCGGTGTTGAACTTCGTGGAAAAACATTAGGTGTGATTGGTTTAGGCCGTATCGGTAGCGGTGTTGCAAAACGCGCCTTGGCTTTTGATATGGATGTTATTGGTTACGATCCATATGTTAATGAAGAAAGAGCGCAAAACATGGGCATTGAACTCGGTACATTAGATGATATCTATACAAAAGCAGATTTCATTACAGTACATATGCCGCTTACAGCACAAACAAAGCATATGATAGGTAAAGAAACTTTTGCAAAAATGAAAAAAGGCGTTCGTTTAGTAAATTGTGCACGTGGTGGAATCATTGAAGAAGCTGCATTAGCTGAAGCTGTAAAAGACGGTATTGTAGCTGGTGCCGCAATTGACGTTTTTGAGAGTGAACCTATGGGCGAAAATCATCCATTACAAGGGCTAGAAAAAGTTGTACTTACACCTCACCTTGGTGCATCTACGGTAGAAGCGCAAATCGGGGTTGCAGTTGACGTTGCTTATGGGGTAGCAGCAGCACTTCGCGGCGAACCTGTTTCAACTGCGGTAAATATGGCACCTGTTTCGGCTCAAGTAATGAAAACAATCAGACCTTACTTTGACTTGGCAGAACGTATGGGATGTACAGTTCGTTCTTTAGCAGAAGGTGCAATTTCTGAAGTAGAAGTAGAATACAATGGTGAAATTACAAAAGTAGATACAAAAATGATTACAACTGCAGTTGTTAAAGGAATGTTAAACCCAATATTGCAGGATGCAGTAAACTATGTAAATGCGCCTGGTATTGCGAAAGAGCGCAATATTAAAGTGAAATCCGTTAAGAATGCAGAGGCAGATAATTTTGCAAATCTAATTACGGTACGTGTAAAAGCTGCGAAAAATGCGGTGGAAGTACAAGGGACATTATTCGGTGAAGAGGCTCGCATTGTTACAATTAATAAACATCGTGTAGATGTTGATCCCCATGCGAGAATCTTAATTTGCCCTCATATCAATTGCCCAGGTGTTATTGGTAAAGTTGGTTCTATTATGGGTGCTGCGGGTATTAATATTTCTGGTATGCAAGTGGGTAAAACAGATATTAAAGGAACAAATATTATGGTACTTACTATTGATAATGAAATTTCAGCGGATGTTCTTGCTGAGGTTGTTAGCGTACAAGGAATTTTTGATGCAAAATTAGTCAACTTTGACGTAGTTTGA
- a CDS encoding PTS mannitol transporter subunit IICBA yields MQESIQKFGRALSGMVMPNIGAFIAWGIITALFIPTGWYPNEKLASLVDPMVTYLLPLLIGYTGGRAVAGARGGVLGAIATSGVIVGAGIPMFIGAMIMGPLGGYIIKKFDESIDGKIPSGFEMLINNFSAGIIGAILALLAYIAIGPIVLLLNNFLRAGVETIVTAGILPIASIFIEPAKILFLNNAINHGVLGPIGIQEAQTTGKSIFFLLESNPGPGLGILLAYWMFAKGTAKDSAPGATIIHFLGGIHEIYFPYVLMNPLLVLAVIAGGMSGVAVFSLLGAGLVATPSPGSIFALLAMTPKGLHLAVLAGILTSTIVSFLVASVFVKRAAGRMDDSQLSKAQETMRDLKRTPNTSVSKTTIAGNDLKKIIYACDAGMGSSAMGASTLRNKFKKAGFNVSVTNCAIEAIPADAQVVVTHEKLAERAVKASPQAEHIFVKDFLQNNVFEILSERLANVKTAPILETETPKNQPDSSSMLKKENIKLNCPSTDKETAIREAGKLLFKSGYVEEDYIEAMIARENDITTYIGKGIAIPHGVSSAKEKIKKSGIVVLQYPDGVQFGDDTAYLVIGIAGLGNEHLNILANIATAIESDEDGGEDIVAKLRKTDKIEDIYHIFTM; encoded by the coding sequence ATGCAAGAAAGCATTCAAAAATTTGGTCGTGCTCTCAGTGGTATGGTTATGCCAAACATTGGCGCTTTTATCGCTTGGGGCATCATTACGGCTTTATTCATTCCTACGGGATGGTATCCAAATGAAAAATTAGCCTCGCTCGTTGATCCAATGGTAACTTATTTATTACCATTGTTAATTGGTTATACTGGTGGTAGAGCTGTAGCTGGCGCAAGAGGTGGTGTACTTGGTGCAATCGCAACCAGCGGCGTCATCGTCGGCGCTGGAATTCCAATGTTTATCGGTGCAATGATTATGGGACCTCTCGGCGGTTATATTATCAAAAAATTTGATGAATCCATCGATGGCAAAATCCCATCCGGGTTTGAAATGCTCATTAACAATTTTTCTGCCGGCATTATTGGTGCAATTCTTGCCTTATTAGCTTATATTGCAATCGGGCCAATTGTTCTACTTTTAAATAATTTTTTGCGCGCTGGGGTAGAAACAATTGTAACTGCTGGTATTTTGCCAATTGCATCTATATTTATCGAACCAGCTAAAATTCTATTCTTAAATAATGCAATCAATCATGGTGTCTTAGGTCCAATTGGTATTCAAGAAGCACAAACAACCGGAAAATCCATCTTCTTTTTACTTGAATCAAATCCTGGTCCTGGACTTGGTATTTTACTTGCCTACTGGATGTTTGCTAAAGGAACTGCTAAAGATTCTGCCCCTGGCGCAACAATCATCCATTTTCTCGGTGGTATTCATGAAATCTATTTTCCTTATGTTTTAATGAATCCACTTTTAGTTTTAGCCGTAATCGCTGGCGGAATGAGCGGTGTAGCCGTCTTTTCATTACTCGGGGCAGGGCTGGTTGCTACACCTTCTCCTGGTAGTATCTTCGCATTACTTGCAATGACGCCAAAGGGACTTCATCTTGCTGTACTTGCTGGCATTCTGACTTCTACAATCGTCTCCTTCCTCGTTGCTTCCGTTTTCGTAAAACGTGCAGCTGGAAGAATGGATGATAGCCAATTATCAAAAGCACAAGAAACGATGAGAGATTTAAAAAGAACTCCAAACACTTCTGTTTCCAAAACAACAATTGCAGGCAACGACTTGAAGAAAATCATTTATGCTTGTGATGCTGGTATGGGCTCTAGTGCAATGGGTGCAAGTACACTAAGAAATAAATTTAAAAAAGCTGGTTTTAATGTGAGTGTTACCAACTGTGCAATCGAGGCAATTCCTGCTGATGCCCAAGTTGTCGTTACACATGAAAAACTTGCGGAACGCGCAGTGAAAGCATCCCCACAAGCTGAGCATATCTTCGTAAAAGATTTTCTCCAAAACAATGTATTTGAAATTTTATCCGAACGTTTAGCAAATGTCAAAACAGCACCTATTCTTGAAACAGAAACACCGAAAAATCAACCTGATTCAAGCAGTATGCTAAAAAAAGAGAATATTAAATTAAACTGCCCTTCTACCGATAAGGAAACTGCGATTCGCGAAGCTGGAAAGTTACTTTTCAAAAGCGGGTATGTCGAAGAAGATTATATTGAAGCAATGATTGCACGTGAAAATGATATTACTACCTATATCGGTAAAGGTATCGCAATTCCTCATGGTGTATCAAGTGCTAAAGAGAAAATTAAAAAATCTGGTATTGTCGTTCTGCAATATCCAGACGGTGTACAGTTTGGCGATGATACCGCCTACCTCGTTATTGGTATTGCTGGGCTTGGCAATGAGCATTTAAATATTCTGGCAAATATCGCAACTGCAATTGAATCCGATGAAGACGGCGGTGAAGATATTGTAGCGAAGCTTCGTAAAACAGACAAAATAGAAGATATTTATCATATTTTCACCATGTAA
- a CDS encoding transporter substrate-binding domain-containing diguanylate cyclase, producing the protein MTFVGFYNIMIAKGGDTIRICRVIKIIILFLSLMILVQPVNGYTEEEKELIRVGYFLFDGYNDIYGIDQKDGYGYEYLQKITEFTNWKYEYVSGTWQEQLAMLEKGEIDILGAAQYTDERARIFDYPNFESGMSATGIYVRQDNENFEYGEVEKLDGLTVGLMAGSDDNHVFENFCKAKNIHTKNIYFGSQQDIVTALNEGRIDAFVSDNLRNLKTEKLLMSFEPVKSYFITTKGNKHILDKLNFALAEIKKENPDYDKELFAKYYGKIDTKMHVYTKEERAYIREHPILKVGYVVNDYPMEYFDEKDKKPKGIMIDIMDLIAEYSGIKFEYVGYKGYIDLLEGLKKEEINIASQFPNNVALVEKYQALLTKPYMHIFQTLLSIDDRPLKMDTTIAIPEDRIDLIYYIERLYPEVNIIRSRNYDDSVSRVERGEADFALQNLYMMEDIMRNRGQIKNFEKKILTDEKLLPCLAVNRENGNILPRILNKSIARISFVDIDTIILGNTRIKQDSLQNFFLQCYYQGIAVTLFGVIAILITIILAKNRKVIKLQRLAETDGLSDMYNRDGIKKEINKLLRSGISYRRVLFIIDIDHFKALNDTYGHPFGDEIIQLVSKCLKEQFEGRGIFGRLGGDEFVVFLNVIEKEEDIAKEAMRLNRAFRNIQNSKSCKLTCSIGIAKFPESGYNFDTLYESADKALYYAKQQGRNTYSF; encoded by the coding sequence ATGACTTTTGTCGGATTTTATAATATAATGATAGCAAAAGGTGGTGATACCATTAGAATATGCAGAGTAATAAAAATTATTATATTGTTTTTATCATTAATGATACTCGTTCAGCCAGTCAATGGCTATACTGAGGAGGAAAAAGAATTAATACGCGTTGGATATTTTTTATTTGATGGATATAACGATATTTATGGTATAGATCAAAAAGATGGTTATGGGTATGAATATTTACAAAAAATTACAGAGTTCACCAATTGGAAATATGAATATGTTTCAGGAACATGGCAAGAACAATTAGCTATGTTAGAAAAAGGTGAAATTGATATATTAGGTGCAGCACAATATACAGATGAAAGAGCACGAATTTTTGATTATCCAAATTTTGAAAGTGGTATGAGCGCTACAGGGATTTATGTGAGACAGGACAATGAAAATTTTGAATATGGCGAAGTTGAAAAATTAGATGGATTAACTGTTGGTCTTATGGCAGGCAGTGATGACAACCACGTATTTGAAAATTTTTGCAAAGCAAAGAATATTCATACAAAAAATATTTATTTTGGCAGTCAGCAGGATATAGTGACTGCGTTAAATGAAGGTAGAATTGATGCTTTTGTTTCGGATAATCTTAGAAATTTAAAAACAGAGAAGTTATTAATGAGTTTTGAACCAGTCAAGTCCTATTTTATTACGACAAAAGGGAATAAACACATTTTGGATAAGCTTAATTTTGCTCTCGCTGAAATAAAAAAAGAAAATCCTGATTATGATAAGGAGCTATTTGCTAAGTATTACGGGAAAATTGATACAAAGATGCATGTCTATACGAAAGAGGAGAGGGCATATATTAGGGAACATCCTATCCTTAAAGTAGGTTATGTTGTTAATGATTATCCAATGGAGTACTTTGATGAAAAAGATAAAAAGCCTAAAGGGATAATGATAGATATTATGGATTTGATTGCAGAATATAGTGGAATTAAGTTTGAATATGTAGGCTATAAGGGATATATAGATTTATTAGAAGGACTAAAAAAAGAAGAAATTAATATAGCTAGTCAGTTTCCCAACAATGTTGCTCTAGTTGAGAAGTACCAAGCGTTGTTAACAAAACCTTATATGCATATTTTTCAAACGTTGCTTTCTATAGATGATAGACCATTAAAAATGGACACGACTATTGCTATTCCGGAAGATCGAATTGATTTAATTTATTATATTGAAAGACTTTATCCCGAGGTAAATATTATACGGTCAAGAAATTATGATGATTCTGTTAGCAGAGTTGAACGCGGAGAAGCTGACTTTGCTTTACAGAATTTATATATGATGGAAGATATTATGCGGAATCGCGGGCAGATAAAGAACTTTGAAAAGAAGATTTTGACCGATGAAAAGTTGCTTCCTTGTTTAGCGGTGAATCGTGAAAATGGAAATATATTACCGCGTATTCTTAATAAAAGTATCGCTCGCATTAGTTTTGTTGATATTGATACTATCATATTGGGAAATACAAGGATAAAACAAGATTCCTTGCAAAATTTTTTTTTGCAGTGTTATTATCAAGGGATTGCTGTTACATTATTTGGAGTTATTGCAATTTTAATTACAATTATTTTAGCCAAAAATCGTAAAGTGATAAAATTGCAAAGATTGGCGGAAACTGATGGGTTAAGTGATATGTATAATCGTGACGGGATAAAAAAAGAGATAAATAAGTTGCTTCGTAGTGGAATATCTTATCGTAGAGTGTTATTTATTATTGATATTGACCATTTTAAGGCGTTGAATGATACGTATGGACATCCTTTTGGCGATGAAATTATTCAATTGGTATCGAAATGTTTGAAGGAGCAATTTGAAGGAAGAGGAATTTTTGGCAGATTAGGAGGAGATGAATTTGTCGTATTCCTCAATGTTATTGAGAAAGAAGAAGATATTGCAAAAGAAGCGATGCGGTTAAACAGAGCCTTTCGTAATATACAAAATAGTAAATCATGCAAGTTAACTTGTAGTATTGGAATTGCTAAGTTCCCTGAAAGTGGCTATAATTTTGATACTTTATATGAGTCGGCAGATAAAGCTTTATATTATGCAAAACAACAGGGGCGGAATACGTATAGTTTTTAA
- a CDS encoding flavin reductase encodes MDMSVLWKLSYGMYAVGTLDEERPTGCIVNTVVQITSENPIIAVSMNKDNFTYNAIKECGKFSVSILSEKTSQNTIAKLGFCSGCEVDKFDGLEYMYLDGMPIVKENACGYIGAEVISMTETETHFIILGRVTNTMKGVNVDPMTYKYYHEVIKGKAPKNAPTYQAEAEETIKDKYVCDVCGYVYEGDIHDAPADFVCPVCKQSKSHFKEQ; translated from the coding sequence ATGGATATGTCAGTTTTATGGAAACTTTCTTATGGAATGTATGCAGTCGGAACGTTAGATGAGGAGCGTCCGACAGGGTGTATTGTTAATACTGTCGTACAGATTACAAGTGAAAATCCGATTATTGCTGTGAGTATGAATAAAGATAATTTTACTTATAACGCAATTAAAGAGTGTGGAAAGTTTAGTGTATCTATTTTATCAGAGAAGACAAGCCAGAATACAATCGCGAAACTTGGCTTTTGCTCCGGGTGCGAAGTGGACAAATTTGATGGCTTAGAATATATGTATTTGGATGGTATGCCAATAGTCAAAGAGAATGCTTGTGGATATATTGGGGCGGAAGTGATATCCATGACGGAAACCGAAACGCATTTTATTATTCTTGGGCGTGTTACGAATACGATGAAAGGTGTAAATGTTGATCCGATGACTTATAAATATTATCATGAAGTCATTAAAGGAAAAGCACCGAAGAATGCTCCTACGTATCAAGCAGAAGCAGAAGAAACGATAAAAGATAAATATGTTTGTGATGTTTGTGGATATGTCTATGAAGGTGATATTCACGATGCACCAGCAGATTTTGTTTGCCCAGTTTGCAAGCAAAGTAAATCCCATTTTAAAGAGCAATAA
- a CDS encoding HAD family hydrolase, protein MKAVIFDMDGVIIDSEPIYNKIHADMLREFGITEFLDCPEDYTGMTSMSVFTKTRELYQLKQTIAEIAAYQRDIIIREIKKLDDEPITGIRELLASLKKHKIKTAIASSSERLFINTVVDKFGLHDYFDVIVSGDDIENSKPAPDIFLKAAHLLCVEPANCLVIEDSKSGTIAAKAAAMKCVGFANPNSGKQDLSQADKIISSIHEINILEYIKTLNFK, encoded by the coding sequence ATGAAAGCTGTTATTTTTGATATGGACGGAGTCATTATCGACAGCGAACCAATCTACAATAAAATTCATGCAGATATGTTACGAGAATTTGGTATAACAGAATTTCTCGATTGTCCCGAAGACTATACCGGAATGACAAGTATGTCCGTATTTACCAAGACAAGAGAATTATATCAATTAAAGCAGACCATAGCTGAAATAGCAGCCTATCAACGCGATATTATTATTCGAGAAATAAAAAAACTAGATGATGAACCAATCACCGGCATTCGAGAATTATTAGCAAGTTTAAAAAAACATAAAATAAAAACAGCGATTGCTTCATCATCAGAGCGATTATTTATTAATACTGTTGTTGATAAATTTGGGCTACACGATTATTTCGATGTAATTGTCAGCGGAGACGATATTGAAAATAGTAAACCTGCACCTGATATATTTCTCAAAGCTGCTCACCTATTATGCGTTGAACCAGCAAATTGCCTTGTCATTGAAGATTCAAAAAGTGGCACAATCGCTGCAAAAGCTGCAGCAATGAAATGCGTTGGATTTGCCAACCCAAACTCTGGGAAACAAGATTTAAGTCAAGCAGATAAAATCATTTCTTCGATTCATGAAATCAATATTCTTGAATATATAAAAACGTTGAATTTCAAATGA
- a CDS encoding DMT family transporter, with amino-acid sequence MIPKDTKTPDTKLKCIANLIMLLIVLIWGSSFISIKIAVHEIPPITLAFIRFFITSIILYCGLKINAPQTKISKSDYLPLAIAGFVGITSYFCFENTALSLTSASNASLISCLTPIMAIALNVIFFKARLSGLEFIGSAVGLIGAYLTITANGDLSLDSNNFKGNMLMIGAMFSWAVFTLLSKKIQHKYSSLCIVTYQTIFATITLLPLACFEYQKWQPFSPLALAQVIFLAVFCSALGNYLYVYALKILDVTITTIYLSLVPIVGVIAGSLILGETVLPIQLLGGSIIISAILIINLERTFNLWQNQLITKKPNSKIF; translated from the coding sequence ATGATTCCTAAGGATACTAAAACACCAGATACCAAATTAAAATGCATTGCTAACTTGATTATGCTCCTTATTGTATTGATATGGGGCAGTTCATTTATCAGTATAAAGATAGCCGTTCATGAAATCCCACCGATTACACTCGCTTTTATTCGCTTTTTTATCACTTCAATTATCCTTTACTGTGGCTTAAAAATTAACGCACCACAAACAAAGATATCCAAATCGGATTACTTACCCCTAGCAATTGCAGGATTTGTTGGCATCACCAGCTATTTCTGTTTTGAAAATACTGCGCTTAGTTTAACAAGTGCGTCCAATGCTTCTTTAATCTCTTGCCTAACTCCAATTATGGCGATTGCACTTAACGTAATCTTTTTCAAAGCACGTTTATCAGGATTAGAATTTATCGGTTCTGCCGTCGGTTTAATCGGAGCCTACCTTACAATTACCGCTAACGGAGATTTATCTTTAGATTCAAATAATTTTAAAGGGAATATGCTTATGATCGGTGCAATGTTTTCTTGGGCAGTTTTCACTCTACTCAGTAAAAAAATACAACATAAATATAGCAGCCTTTGCATTGTAACTTACCAAACTATTTTTGCTACAATTACACTATTACCGCTCGCCTGCTTTGAATATCAAAAATGGCAACCTTTCTCCCCCCTTGCATTAGCGCAAGTCATTTTTCTTGCTGTGTTCTGTTCCGCACTAGGAAATTATCTTTACGTTTACGCACTAAAAATCCTTGACGTTACAATTACAACGATTTATCTAAGCCTCGTTCCAATCGTTGGCGTTATTGCGGGTTCACTGATTCTGGGCGAAACAGTTTTACCTATTCAATTATTAGGCGGCAGTATTATTATTAGCGCAATTCTAATAATTAATTTAGAAAGAACATTTAATCTTTGGCAAAATCAGCTGATTACGAAAAAACCAAACTCTAAAATATTTTAA
- a CDS encoding zinc-binding dehydrogenase: MKTKAVRLYGKKDLRLEEFELPEIQNDEILVDIITDSVCMSTYKAACLGEDHKRVPSDISSHPIIVGHEMAGTILQVGQKWQGKFKAGEKYALQPALNYKGSMDSPGYSYRYCGGTATHAILPHEVMEVGCLLKYSGESFYEASLAEPMSCIIGAFHANFHTKMGSYEHLMGIVEGGKLALIAAAGPMGLGAIDYALHCDRRPGFIVVTDVNESRLARAEQIFAEKAKKSGIELHFVNTANVEDPVSYLRKLSGDTGFDDVFAFAPVKAVVEQADQILGRDGCLNFFAGPTDTKFSAECNFYNVHYASTHTIGTTGGNTDDMIESLRLTEEGKINPAVMVTHIGGIDHAAEAVLTLPDKPAGKKLIYTGINLPLVAIEDFAELGKTNPLFAKLNEITKKTNGLWNVEAEKYLLANAK; the protein is encoded by the coding sequence ATGAAAACAAAAGCAGTCCGTTTATACGGAAAAAAAGATTTACGCTTAGAAGAATTTGAGCTTCCAGAAATACAAAACGATGAAATATTGGTCGATATCATCACTGATAGCGTTTGTATGTCAACTTATAAAGCCGCATGTTTAGGCGAAGATCATAAGCGCGTACCTTCAGACATCTCTTCGCACCCCATTATCGTTGGGCATGAAATGGCAGGAACGATTCTTCAAGTCGGTCAAAAGTGGCAAGGGAAATTCAAAGCCGGCGAAAAATATGCATTGCAACCGGCACTAAATTATAAGGGAAGTATGGATTCTCCTGGATATTCATATCGCTATTGCGGAGGTACAGCAACACATGCCATCCTTCCACACGAAGTTATGGAGGTTGGCTGCCTATTAAAATACAGCGGTGAATCCTTCTATGAAGCTTCTCTTGCTGAACCAATGTCTTGTATTATCGGCGCTTTTCATGCAAACTTCCATACAAAAATGGGAAGTTATGAACACCTTATGGGTATCGTTGAGGGCGGAAAATTAGCGCTTATCGCGGCGGCTGGTCCAATGGGCCTTGGCGCAATTGATTATGCGCTTCACTGTGATCGCCGTCCTGGTTTTATCGTCGTAACCGACGTCAATGAATCAAGACTTGCCCGCGCTGAACAAATTTTCGCTGAAAAAGCGAAAAAATCCGGCATCGAACTTCACTTCGTCAATACAGCCAACGTGGAAGATCCCGTTTCCTATCTTCGTAAATTAAGCGGCGATACGGGATTTGATGATGTATTCGCCTTTGCCCCTGTAAAAGCAGTAGTCGAACAAGCAGATCAAATTTTAGGACGCGATGGTTGTTTAAACTTCTTCGCAGGCCCAACAGATACCAAATTCTCTGCTGAATGCAATTTCTATAACGTACACTACGCTTCTACACATACAATTGGAACAACTGGTGGGAATACAGATGATATGATTGAATCCCTTCGTTTAACTGAAGAAGGAAAAATCAATCCCGCAGTTATGGTAACACATATTGGCGGTATTGATCATGCCGCCGAAGCTGTGCTTACACTACCTGATAAACCAGCTGGGAAGAAATTAATTTATACCGGAATTAATCTTCCACTTGTTGCAATTGAGGATTTTGCTGAATTAGGTAAAACAAATCCCCTTTTTGCAAAACTTAATGAAATAACAAAGAAAACCAATGGTCTTTGGAATGTAGAGGCCGAAAAATATCTCCTTGCTAATGCAAAATAG
- a CDS encoding HD domain-containing protein, with protein sequence MKEIEFCEKVHLLGGKLYIVGGWVRDLLRGVAAHDKDYALCGVCEESFVQTFPQAVRIGKAFPVYLLTVDEKKCEVAFARSEIKSGDGYRGFSIVFDSKITIEEDLYRRDSTMNSIAYDVMTEEIIDPYHGAEDIKAKRIRAVSKHFTDDPVRALRAARQAAQFGFAIDDVTIEYMKQCRREIQLEAKERLVGELEKALKTDIPSRFFSALRDAELLDVTFPHIYALIGKTQPKKYHPEGDAFVHSMQVLDRVAMENNRVEVRFAALAHDIGKGVTPAVMLPHHYGHEKKGIKVLSEWNFLMTLPRLWIKCADFVIKEHMRVNVMKHDGKIVDFIIALGKNPIGADGFSAVIRADNGSLPEFLIHYEFYLGKLSRVCGHSAPQGLSGNQIGAWVRNERLRLYQQLRTQVENNCV encoded by the coding sequence ATGAAAGAAATAGAGTTTTGTGAAAAAGTTCATCTACTTGGGGGAAAACTTTATATTGTCGGCGGCTGGGTGAGAGATTTATTAAGGGGGGTAGCTGCACACGATAAAGATTATGCTTTATGTGGAGTTTGTGAAGAGTCTTTTGTACAGACATTCCCACAGGCAGTTCGTATAGGAAAAGCTTTTCCTGTGTATTTACTTACTGTTGATGAGAAAAAATGTGAAGTTGCTTTTGCGCGAAGTGAAATAAAATCTGGTGATGGATATCGAGGGTTTTCTATTGTATTTGATTCTAAAATTACAATAGAAGAAGATTTGTATCGTAGGGATTCTACGATGAATAGTATTGCCTATGATGTAATGACAGAAGAGATTATTGATCCATATCATGGTGCAGAGGATATCAAAGCGAAACGAATTCGGGCTGTTTCTAAGCATTTTACCGATGATCCCGTAAGAGCGCTTCGGGCTGCGCGCCAAGCGGCGCAATTTGGTTTCGCTATTGATGATGTAACGATAGAGTATATGAAACAATGCCGTAGGGAGATCCAACTGGAAGCAAAAGAACGATTGGTAGGAGAGTTGGAAAAAGCGCTGAAAACAGATATTCCATCAAGATTTTTTTCTGCATTGCGAGATGCAGAATTATTGGATGTGACATTTCCACATATTTATGCGCTTATTGGCAAAACGCAACCGAAGAAATATCATCCAGAGGGAGATGCGTTTGTGCATAGTATGCAAGTCTTAGATAGAGTTGCCATGGAAAACAACCGTGTAGAGGTTCGTTTTGCCGCATTAGCACATGATATTGGAAAAGGGGTAACGCCAGCGGTCATGTTGCCACATCATTATGGACATGAAAAAAAAGGCATAAAAGTTTTAAGTGAGTGGAATTTTCTAATGACATTACCGCGTCTATGGATAAAATGTGCGGATTTTGTGATTAAAGAGCATATGCGTGTCAATGTCATGAAACATGATGGGAAAATTGTTGATTTTATTATTGCGTTAGGGAAAAATCCGATTGGTGCAGATGGTTTTTCGGCCGTAATTCGGGCGGATAATGGAAGCTTACCAGAGTTTTTAATTCATTACGAATTTTATTTAGGTAAGTTAAGTCGGGTATGTGGGCATTCGGCACCACAAGGGTTGTCGGGAAATCAAATTGGTGCATGGGTTCGTAATGAACGTTTACGTCTTTATCAACAGCTCAGAACTCAGGTTGAAAATAATTGTGTGTGA